The genomic interval CTCCGACGACTACGCGGTGCTGTTCCTGTCCGGCGGCGCCACCACCCAGCAGGCGCTGCTGGCGCTGAATTTCGCCGCGCCCGGGCAGACCGTGGACTACGTGGTGACCGGGCACTGGGGCAAGACGGCGATCAAGCAGGTCACCCCGTACGCCAGCGTGCATGTCGCCGCCAGCAGCGAGGCCGGCGGCTTCCATGACATCCCGCCACGCGCGAGCTGGCAGCTCAGCGCCGATGCCGCCTACGTGCACATCACCGCCAACGAGACCATCCACGGCGTGGAATTCCGCGACGCGCCGGACGTGGGCGAGCTGCCGCTGTTCGCCGACTTCAGTTCCAGCATCGCCGCCGAGCCGATCGACGTGTCCAAGTACGCGGTGATCTACGCCGGCGCGCAGAAGAACCTGGGGCCGGTCGGGGTGGCGGTGGTCATCATCCGCAAGGACCTGTTGCAACGCAGCGGCCAGCCGCGCGCCGACATCTTCGACTACCGCTCGCATGCCGCGCGCGATTCCATGCTCAACACGCCGCCGACCTGGAACTGGTACCTGGCCGGGCTGGTGTTCAAGTGGATGCTGGCCGAGGGCGGGGTGGAGGAGTTCGCGCGCCGCAACCAGGCCAAGTCGGCGCTGGTCTATGCGGCGATCGACGGCTCCGGCCGCTTCTACCGCAACGACGTGGTGGCCGATGCGCGCTCGCGGATGAACATCCCGTTCTTTCTGCCGGACGACACGCTCACCGCGCGCTTCGTCGCCGAATCCAAGGCCGCCGGATTGCTGGCGCTGAAGGGCCACAAGGCGGTCGGCGGCATCCGCGCCTCGCTGTACAACGCGATGCCGGTGGCCGGAGCGCAAGCGCTGGTGGACTTCATGCGCGACTTCCAGCAACGCAACGGCTGAGCCGTCCCCACTGTAGGAGCGGCTCAAGGTGGCCTCGGGCCATCAGCCGCGACCGGATGCCTCATGGGCGCTCCGGAACATCGAGGAACCACGATCCATGGCCGCAAAGCCGAACAAATCCCGCAGCGCCGACGCCGAATCGAGCAAGCCTGGCAAGGTGACCAAGCCGACCAGGCCGGGCAAGCCGACATCGACGGCCGTCGCCAAGCCTTCCGCTGCAGCGCCGGCGCTGGCCGACGTGCGCGCCAAGATCGACGAGATCGACCGCACCATCCAGGCGCTGATCGCCGAGCGCGCGCAGTTCGCCCACCAGGTCGGCAAGGCCAAGGGCAAGCTCGCCGCGGCGGTGGACTATTACCGCCCCGAGCGCGAGGCGCAGGTGCTGCGCATGGTGGTGGACCGCAACCAGGGGCCGCTCAGCGACGAAGTGCTGGTGCATGTGTTTCGCGAGATCATGTCCGCGTGCCTGGCGCAGCAAGAGCCGCTGAAGATCGGCTATCTCGGCCCGGAAGGCACCTTCAGCCAGCAGGCGGTGCTCAAGCATTTCGGCCGCTCGGCGGTGGGCCTGCCGATGGCGACGATCGAGGAAGTGTTCCAGGAAGTGGAGAGCGGCAACGCCGATTTCGGCGTGGTGCCGGTCGAGAATTCCGGGCAGGGCACGATCCAGGTCACGCTCGACATGTTCCTGACCTCGAATCTGAAGATCTGCGGCGAGACCGAGCTGCGCGTGCACCAGTATCTGCTGTCGCGCACCGGCCGGCTCGATGCGATCGAGCGCATCTATGCGCATCCGCAGTCGTTCGCGCAGACCGCCGGCTGGTTGCGCGCGCATCTGCCGAAGGTGGAGAAGATCCCGGTGTCGAGCAATGCCGAAGGCGCGCGGCGCGCGCGCAATGCGGAGGATGCGGCGGCGATCGGCGGGGAGAGTGCGGCGCATGTGTATGCGCTGAAGAAGGTGATCATGAAGTCGATCGAGGACGACGACGACAACACGACGCGCTTCCTGGTGATCGGCCGGCAGATCTTTCCGCCGTCGGGGCACGATCGTACGTCGGTGTTGGTGTTCATCCACGACAAGCCGGGCGCGCTGTTCGATGTGCTCAGTCCGTTCGCGCGGCATGGGATCAGCATGAACCGGATCGAGTCGCGGCCGTCGCATCAGGCGAAGTGGGAGTACGGGTTCTTCATCGATCTGGCCGGGCATGTGGAGGATGAGGCGATGAAGCAGGCGCTGGCGGAATTGAAGGCGCATTCGGCGCAGATCAAGGTGTTGGGGTCTTATCCGGTGGCGGTGCCTTGAATCTGATGGTTTGGTTGTGCGGCTGAAGCCGGAAGCTAAAGCCAGAGCCAGAGTCAAAATCTAGAGCCAGAATCTAGAGCTAGAGCTAAAAGCAAAGGCTTTCGCGCGGTGCGCGACTTACTTTTCTTTGAACGGCCAAAGAAAAGTAAGCAAAAGAAAGGCCGCCCCAGTCAGGTCGCCCCGCGCTGCGCGCGGGGTCCGCGAGCAACCTGGGATTTTTCGATGGCACATCCATGTGCCAACGAAAAACGACGCGCATCCTGCGCGTCGCCCCTGCGGGGTTTTTCCCAGGCCGCTCGCCGACCCTCAATGGGGACCCCTGAAAAGCAAACTGCAACAGCAACAACACAAGCAAAGGCAAGGCAAAGGCAAGAGCAGTAGCAGCAAGGTCAACAGCAACAGCAACGGCAACAGCAACGGCAACGGCAACGGCAACAGCAACGGCAACAGCAACGGCAGCGGTAGCCCGCGGGGCGATGGCTGGCACTTTCAGGAATCGTGATGAGCAACGCGCAATACTGGATCGCAACCAAGGGCTCTGCATTGCAGGGGACGTTGAATGTGCCGGGCGACAAGTCGGTGTCGCATCGGGCGGTGATGTTCGCGGCGCTGGCCGATGGGGTGTCGCAGATCGATGGGTTCCTGGAGGGTGAGGACACGCGGTCGACCGCGGCGATCTTCGCCAAGCTCGGGGTCAGGATCGAAACGCCGTCGCCGTCGCAGCGGATCGTGCACGGCGTCGGCGTCGATGGGCTGCAGGCGCCGCACGGAGAGTTGGATTGCGGCAATGCCGGCACCGGGATGCGGTTGCTGGCCGGTCTGCTCGCGGCGCAGCCGTTCGACAGCGTGCTGGTCGGCGACGCGTCCTTGTCCAAGCGGCCGATGCGCCGCGTGACCGAGCCGCTGGCGCTGATGGGCGCGCGGATCGATACCGATGCCAACGGTGTGCCGCCGCTGCGTATCCACGGCGGGCAACAACTGCACGGCATCGCGTTCGCCTCGCCGGTGGCCAGTGCCCAGGTCAAGTCGGCGGTGCTGCTGGCCGGGCTGTATGCCGATGGCGTCACCTCGGTGCAGGAGCCGCATCCGACCCGCGACTACACCGAGCGCATGCTGTCCGCGTTCGGCGTGGAGATCGCGTTCGAACCCGGTCAGGCACGCCTGCGCGGCGGCCAGCGGCTGCGCGCCACCGACATCGCGGTGCCGGCCGATTTCTCCTCGGCGGCGTTCTTCATCGTCGCCGCCAGCATCGTTCCCGGCTCGGACATCACCCTGCGCGCGGTCGGCCTCAATCCGCGCCGCACCGGGCTGCTCGCCGCGCTGCGGCTGATGGGCGCGGACATCGTCGAGCACAACCACAGCGAACACGGCGGCGAGCCGGTGGCAGATCTGCGCGTGCGTTACGCGCCACTGCGCGGCGCGCAGATCCCCGAAGCGGTGGTGCCGGACATGATCGACGAGTTCCCGGCGCTGTTCGTCGCCGCTGCGGCCGCGCAGGGCCAGACCGTGGTCACCGGCGCGGCCGAGCTGCGGGTCAAGGAATCCGATCGCCTGGCTGCGATGGCCACCGGGCTGCGCAGCCTGGGCATCGTGGTCGACGAAATGCCAGACGGTGCCACGATCCATGGCGGCAAGCTGGGTGGCGGGGTGATCGAAAGCCACGGCGATCATCGCATCGCGATGGCGTTCGCGATTGCCGGCCAATTGGCCGACGGCGAGGTGCGGATCAATGACGTGGCCAACGTGGCGACCTCGTTCCCAGGCTTCGACGCGCTGGCGCGCAATGCCGGATTCGGGTTGGTCGCCGCCGATTGAGACATGGCCGCGGCCTGAAAGCAGGCCGCGGCGTCGATTGTGCGTATCAGGTCGCCACGCGAGTGGCGAATCTGGCAAGTGCGCGGCTACGGAGCGCGCGGCGGATCGTTGGCAGGCGTTGCCGGCGCCGGGGAATTGGCGGGAACTTCGTTGCCGCGATCATGGCTTAGCCACGAGCCACCGGCAGCCAGCACCAGCGCGACCACAAGAATCCAGGCCCAAGGCGATCCGCGATGGGCACGCGAACGCACTCCGGCCTCGGTATCCCGCGTGTACAGCTCCTGGGTCTCGTGCGGTCTGGACATGGTCGTGCTCCTGCGTCTTTGGGACGCGACCAGTCTTGCCTCGATCCTGTTCAAGGTGTGTCAGCCGCCCGTGAACGCGCGGCGCGCGCCGCACGTTGGGTTCAGCTTACTGAGCCGGCTTGAAATCGAACGGGATCTCGAGGCTGCCGGCAACCGCCTGGCCCTTCTGCTGCGCCGGGCGGAAGCGCCAGCGGCGCACGGCCTCCATCGCGGCACGATCCAGGTCGCGCGAGCCGCTGCGCTTGACCAGAGCCACGCCGCCGGGATTGCCGCTGGCGTCCACTTCGACCCGCACCACCACCGTGCCGCTGTCGCCGCGGCGCAAGGCCGCCGACGGATAGCGCGGCGGCGGTTGCCCTTCCAGCGGCACCGGACGGTCGCCCGGCGCCAGCGCGGTGGCATTCGTTCCCGCAGCCGCGCCGTCGATGCTGCCGGGGGCCGGCGCCATCGCGTCGGCGGGGGGCGGGGCAGCAGGCGGTGCCGTCTCGACCAGTTTCGGCGCATCTTCTGCTGCCGGCGGCTTGGCCTGCGGCATGTCGCTGGCGCCGCTGCCGGCGGGCAGGGGCTCGGGCAGCGGCTTGATCTCGGTCGCATCCTGCTGCACCTGCGCCGGCTGCGGCTTGTAGAAGTCGTTGTCCTTGCGCCCGACCAGCCACACCGCCAGGAACAGCAGCAGACCCGCACAGAAGGCGATGCTGACGATCACGAGGAGGCGGCGCGGCAGGCGCAGCACGATGCCGGTATTGGAGGACGGAGGCGACGTGGACATGGGACTCACCGTGGGGAACCACTGGATTCTGGCATAGCCGCGGTTAATCGGGTGCGCAGCGGGGCAGGGCATCTCCGTTTCGGCAAAAGCGCGGCCGACAGGCGATAATGCGCGGCTCCGATCCATCCACGTGCCGCGCCCATGCTCGATCCCGTCCTGCTCCGCCAACAGCCCGCCGACCTCGCCGCGCGCCTGCGCACCAGCCGCGGCTATGCGCTGGACGTGGAAGCCCTGGAAGCCCTGGAGGCCGACCGCAAGCGCATCCAGGTGCGGACCCAGGAACTGCAGAGCCTGCGCAACAGCCGTTCCAAGGCGATCGGCCAGGCCAAGGCCAAGGGCGAGGACGTGGCCGCGCTGATGGCCGAAGTCGCTGGATTCGGCGACGAACTGAAGGCATCCGAGCAGCGCCTGGACGAGATCCGCGCGCAGCTGGAGACGCTGGCGCTGGAGATTCCCAACCTGCCGCAGGCCGACGTGCCGGCCGGCAAGGACGAAGCCGACAACGTCGAGGTGCAGCGCTGGGGCACGCCGCGCACCTTCGATTTCGAGGTCAAGGATCATGTGGAACTCGGCGCGCGCCACGCCTGGCTGGACGGCGAGACCGCGGCCAAGCTGTCGGGCGCGCGCTTTACCGTGCTGCGCGGACCGATCGCGCGCCTGCACCGCGCGCTGGCGCAGTTCATGCTCGACCTGCATACCGGTCCGCACGAATACCAGGAAACCAATGTCCCGGTGATCGTCAACGCCGACAGCCTGTACGGCACCGGCCAGTTGCCCAAGTTCGAAGAGGACATGTTCGCCACCCAACTCGGCGAGCAGAAGCGCTACCTGATCTCCACCTCGGAAATCTCGCTGACCAACCTGGTCCGCGACGAGATCGTCGAGGCCGAGCGCCTGCCGCTGCGCATGACCGCGCACTCGCTGTGCTTCCGCTCCGAAGCCGGCAGCGGCGGCCGCGACACCCGCGGCATGATCCGCCAGCACCAGTTCGAGAAGGTGGAACTGGTCAGCATCTGCCGTCCCGAGGACAGCGCCGCCGAGCACGAGCGCATGACCCGCTGCGCCGAAGTGGTGCTGGAGACGCTTGGGCTGCCGTACCGCAAGGTGCTGCTGTGCACCGGCGACATGGGCTTCTCGGCGACCAAGACCTACGACCTGGAAGTCTGGTTGCCGTCGCAGCAGACCTACCGCGAGATCTCCTCGTGTTCCAACTGCGGCGACTTCCAGGCACGACGCATGCAGGCGCGCTGGCGCAATCCCGCCACCGGCAAGCCGGAGCTGCTGCACACGCTCAACGGCTCCGGCACCGCGGTCGGCCGCGCAATGATCGCGGTGATGGAGAACTACCAGAACGCCGATGGCTCGATCGACGTGCCCGAGGCGCTGCGTCCGTACATGGGCGGGATCGACCGCATCGGTTGAGCCTCGGGCCTTGCGCACGCAGGCGCGCGGTGACCGGTCTTGCGGCGGTATTCGGCGCTATCCGGGGCGACTTCAGCCGCGACGAGCGTTGCCGAGAAAGCTTGGTCCGACTGAGGTCGATCCCGCAGATACCGCTCGTGGGCGAAAATCGCTGCGGTTTTTGGCGCCCTTTGTTTAGCCGCTGTGCGGACGCCATGGCGGCGTTCGTCCACTCCAGACAATTTTCCAATCCGACCTGTTATCCCAGGCACCTCGTACGCCTGCATTCGGGACCAGATACGTCCGTGCACATATCCGCGCACTGGCAACCAAGACGCCCTTTGCCGCTCCATGCTTGAATCGCAGCAAGCTGACCTGGCAGCCATTTGCCGACTCAAAGCGCATGGACGGGGCAGGGCGCTCGCCTGATCGAAGCGCAGGCCGCCGCGTCGTTGCTGCCGGAACGCCACCCCGGCTGCGCTCGGAACGCGCTGTGACTGGCCGGCGGCCGGTTGCACAGCCAGAATCGTTGTAGGCGTAGAATGACCCCAACGCGATCTCATCCATCGTTCTAAATATCGAAAGAACATGCACGATCTCAACGACCTGTACTACTTCGCGATGGTGGTCGATCACGGCGGTTTCGCCGCCGCCGAGCGCGCCCTGGGCATTCCCAAGTCGCGCCTGAGCCGCCGCATCAGCCAACTGGAAACCGATCTGGGCGTGCGCCTGCTGCAGCGTTCCACACGCCGTTTCGCGGTCACCGACCTGGGCATGAGCGTGCACCGCCACGCGCAGACGATGCTGGCCGAGGCGCAGGCCGCGCGAGAGGTGGTGGACCGGCTCAGCGCCGAGCCGCGCGGCCTGGTCCGAGTCAGCGTGCCGGTATCGCTGGCGCAGATGCAGCTGCCCAAGCTGCTGCCGATGTTCCTCGACCAGTACCCGAAAGTGCGCCTGCAGTTGAACATCAGCAACCGCCGCGTGGACATCATCAACGAAGGCTACGACGTCGCGCTGCGCGTGCGCTCGCGCCTGGACGACGACGGCAGCCTGGTGATGCGCAGCTTCGGCCAGGTGCAGGAACTGCTGGTCGCCAGCCCCAAGTATCTGGACCGCGCCGGCCGTCCCAAGGATCCGGAAGAACTGGCCTCGCATGTGACCTTGAGCATCAGCGAAGACGAGGCGCGGCAGCGCTGGGAATTGCACGGGCCGGCCGGCGAAGTGCGCCGCGTCGACCTGCAACCGCGTGTGGCCGGCTTCGACTTCCCGCTGCTGCAGTCGATGGTCAAGGACGGCTTCGGCATCACCTTGTTGCCGGAAACGGTCTGCGCCGAGGCCGTGCGTAACGGCGAACTGGAAGTGGTGCTGCCGGAATGGTCGCTGCCGCAGGGCATCTGCCACGCCGTGTTCGCCTCGCGTCGCGGCCTGCTGCCGGCGGTACGCGTGTTCATCGACTTCCTCGCCGAGCACCTGCCGCGCCAGATCGAGGCCTCGCGCCTGGACTGCAGCGGCTGCCCGGAGCGGATCAAGGTCAAGCACTCGACCCTGGGCGCGATGGCGGTCGAGGCCGGCTGAGCAAAACCGGCGCGGCCGTGCGAAAATGCGCGGCCGCAGCGTCGCAGGCAACGCGGCGCGCCGCTCTGAAGTGCAGGCGTCCGCCAGGCAATCTGGCGTACGGCGTCGGCGGTCGATGTAGGTGCAATCGGAGAGATGGCCGAGCGGTTTAAGGCACCGGTCTTGAAAACCGGCGAAGGGTCAAACCTTCCGTGGGTTCGAATCCCACTCTCTCCGCCAATGCGTTACCTTCCGCGCATCTTCGTCCATGTTGCGTGTCCCTGCATCGGGCGTCGGTCGTCGATCCGCTGCGATGCAGGCTTGCAGATAGTTGCGGCGTGCGACGCGGTTATTGCCGGGAGGCAAAGGCGGCAATCGTCGGGAAATTCCTATTCGACGCGTTACTCGCCCAGTGAATGTATGTCCGGATTCCGGACAGGCCGGGTAAGGAAAATCTGACCCGATATCAGGCTTTGCCCTGATATCGATGTCGCTCGCCGGACCGGATACTGCGCCTGCCTGACGCAGGTACCGCCGCGCTTTCCTAGAGGAGCGAACAGGCTGGTCACTCGCCCTGCGTGCCGAGCCTTGAGTAAGCTCGGTGTGGTGTTTTTTCAGCAGGATGACAACGCAGCGCTGCTAGCTGAGCAGGCTGTGAAATTCACATGATTTTGTCTACAAATTTCGGTTGCCCTGAATAATTCACGCCGCTAGTCTGACTATGCGGCGTTCGCTGCGTTGGGGTTATACGAGATGGCCATTAGAGTTTTTTTGGTCGACGATCACGCTCTTGTCCGTACCGGCATGAAGCTGATCCTTTCGAATCAGACCGATATCGAGATCGTCGGTGAGGCCGAGAGTGGCGAGACCGCGCTGCCGCAGATCCGCCAGCTCAAGCCGGACATCGTGCTCTGCGATCTGCACATGCCGGGCGTCAGCGGACTCGAGGTCACCGAGCGCATCGTCAAGGGCGACCACGGCACCAAGGTCATCATCGTGTCGGTGCTGGAAGACGGTCCGCTGCCCAAGCGTCTGCTCGAGGCGGGTGCGTCCGGCTACGTGGGCAAGGCGGGCGATGCGCAGGAACTGCTGCGCGCAGTGCGCGACGTGGCAATGGGCAAGCGCTATCTCGGCGCGAACATCGCGCAGAACCTGGCGCTGGCCAATCTGGAGGGCGGCGGTTCGCCGTTCGATGCGCTGTCCCCGCGCGAACTGGAAGTCGCGCTGCTGCTGACCCGCGGGCTGCGCCAGGAAGATATCGCCAAGCGCCTGAGCCTCAGCGCCAAGACGGTCAATACGCACAAGGCGCGGCTGTTCGAGAAGGTCGGCATCCACGACAACATTGCGTTGGCGCGGCTGGCGACGCAGTACGGTCTGCTGGATCCGGCGCACCCGTTATAAGCGCAAGCTTTCCAGTTGGAGTTGAAAAAAGCGACCTGATGGGTCGCTTTTTTTGTGCTGCACCGTCGGCGACTGCCGCGGCTGGGCGATGCGTTGACGGTTGTATTCCTGGTTGGATGGGGGGCTTTTCCGTTGCTTGTTTGAGTCATGTGGACTCGATTCGGTCACGAGTGGTGCTGTGCTGCAAGGCCTGTGTCCTTGCAAAAAGCTGGCACGCCTGCGAGGTGGTGCTTGCGGATGGCGTGTGTCGCGGCTGAAGCCGCTCCTACAGGATCGGGCGGTGCCTTCTTCGGCGCTTGTTGGGCGCTGTGGATGGGTGCGACGTGGCTTGTCGGTGTCGGCGCCTTGCCCATGCGTTCATCGATCCTGCGTTGCGCAGACGAAGAATCGCGCTCAAGCCGCGTCTGCAACGTTCGCTGGAAAGCTGCAAGACGCGCCGGTGGCGCAAAAAAAAGCGGCCCGAAGGCCGCTCCTTTGTGCTGCGAAGACCGGCGCCGATCAACTGGCGCGGTCCTTGTGCTCCTTGTCGTCGTTTTCGCCTTCGCCTTCGCCGGGCTTGCTGGCGTGCGGCTGGTGCTGGGCGACGATGACCGGCGCGTCCGCCGGAGCGGCGGGCGGCGCATCGAACAGGCCGTTCCCAGCCGCTGCGACAGGTGCCGGCTCGGCATCGCCGATCTGGCGGCTTTCGGCGCCATCCGATACCGGAGCGGCGGCGACCGGCGCGTGCACCGGCGTCGGTTCGGCCGCGGCGGCCGGCTGCTGTTCCTGGAAGGCGTCCAGCAGGGTGGTCTGCACCGGCATGTAAGCCGGCTTGCTGGGCGCTTGTTCCTCGGCGAGCGGTTGCTGCGTCGTCGTGGCGTCCTGCTGCGGCTCGCTATCCGTCGTGGATGCCGTCACCGGCTCCTCGACCGGCACGGCCGACGCTGCAACAGTTTCCATTCCGGCGTCGCGCTTGGTCGTGGCGACCGGGACGGGCTGCTCGACGATCGGCGCCGCCGTCGGCTGCAGGACGTCCTCGATGGTCTCCGGTGCCGCCGTTTCGGAAACGGCCGACTCGGTGACGACCGGCGACGGCGCAGGCTTCGCGGCAGGCACCACCTCGGAACGCGCCGCCGGTGCCTCGCCGGCGGACGGCAGCGGAGCCGCCGCTACCGGTGCCACCCTCTCTGCCTGCGCGGTGCCGACCGGTGCCGCGTCGACCGCTGCCGATTCGGCGACGGAAGGCGCAGTTGCGATCGCTGCGGCCGCAGCCGGCGGCGCGGCCTGCACCGGTACGGTGTCGTGCTCGGCCTGTGGCGCTGCGGTTGCAGCGACCGGTGCGGCCTGCGCCGGCGCCACATCGCCTTCGACCTGCGGCACTTCGGTTGCAGCGGCGACGGCCGAAACCGGCGCGCCAGCGTTCTGCTCGTGCCGCGGTTGGCGCGGCTCGCGCTTCTCACGCGGCGCGCGCGGCGCTTGCTGCGGCTTGGCCTCGGTGGCCTCGGCCGGCGCTGCGTCGTCGTCGAAGTCGAACTCCGGCTGGCTGCGGCTCGGCACCGGCGCGGTTTCGCCGTCGCTGTCGCTGTCGCCTGCATCCAGGTCGTTGTCGTCGAACGCCGCACCTTCGCTGCCGCTGCCGGCTTCGCCGTTGCCACGACGACGGCGACGGCCGCCACGACGACCGCGACGGCGACGGCCACCGGCCTCGCCATTGGCGTCGTCGGCGTCGCCGTTCTCGCCGACCGGCACCGCCTGCGCGGTTTCCGCTGCGCTTTCGCGCGCATCGACGCTAGCCGGCGCCGGGTTCGGCTGCGCTGCGACCGGAGCCGAGGCCGTGGTGTTGGCCTCGCTTGCCGGCGCATCGTTGCTCAGCGCGACGGCACCGCCGGCCACGGCCGCGGCCGCGATCGTGGTGGCGTCCTGCGCCGCGGCGGCAGGTGCGGCGACCGGTTTGGCGGCGACCTCGTCCTGGCGCGGCTGGCGCTGCGGCTTGTCGCTCGGCACGGCGGCCTGCGCCGGGTCCTGCTGCGGCTTGGGCTGACGCGGCGGGTTCTGCGGCTGCTGCTGCTTCGGTGCCTTCGGCTGCTGTTGCTGCGGGTTCTGCTGCTGCGGCTTGGCCTGCTGCGGCGCCTGCTCGTTGCGCGGCGGCTTGGGCGCAAGGTTCTGCTGGCCGCCCTGCGCGTTGCCGCCACCGTTACCCGGACGACGCTCGTCGCGGCGCACGTTGCCGCCGTTGCCGCGCGCGGCATTGCCGCCCTGGCCACCGTTGCGGTTGCCGCCGTCGCGACGCGCATTGCGGTCGCCGCGGTCGTTGCGGTTGCGGTTGCCGTCGTGGGCGCGCTGGCGCTGCGCCGGCTCGTTCGCCACCGGGGCCGGCGCCGGGCTTTCGCCGGCACCGAAGATCCGCTTCAGCCAGCCGACCACACCGGTGGCCGGGGCCGCGACCGGCGCGGGGGCCGGAGCCTGCACCTGCACGGGCGCAGCAACCGGTTCCGGCGCCTCGACCACTTCGCGCACCGGGGCCGGCTGCGAGTGCTTCACATTGGTCACCGCGGGCGCCGGAATGTTCAGCTGCGCCTTGGTCAGCGCATGCACCGGCAGCTTGCGCGGGGTATTGCGCTGGTAGCTGGGCTTGGCGCTTTCCTCGCCGAGCTCGTTCTCGCGCAGGCGGGTCACTTCGTAGTGCGGGGTGTGCAGTTGCTCGTCGGCGACGATGACGATCGGCGCATCGTGGCGCTTCTCGATCTCGCTGAGCGCGCGGCGCTTCTCGTTGAGCAGGTA from Xanthomonas sp. DAR 34887 carries:
- a CDS encoding Rne/Rng family ribonuclease, which translates into the protein MLINATQAEELRVAIVDGQTLYDIDIEQPSKEQKKSNIYKGRITRLEPSLEAAFVEYGGERHGFLPLKEISRDYFQAGVDHNKATIRELLREGQEVVVQVDKEERGNKGAALTTFISLAGRYMVLMPNSPSAGGVSRRIEGEDRAALKEALDKLNIPDDMGVIIRTAGVGRDAEELQWDLDYLLQVWKSIAEAALAKPAPFLIYQESRLIIRALRDYLRADIGEILVDTPEMYGDAQEFMQQVMPQSLRKLKHYTDDIPLFNRFQIESQIEAAYERSVRLPSGGSIVVDQTEALTAVDVNSSRATKGSDIEDTAFQTNLEAAEEVARQLRLRDLGGLVVIDFIDMASNKHQREVENRLQNALKYDRARVQIGRISRFGLLEMSRQRLRPSLGESSQIVCPRCDGHGRMRSVESMSLSIIRVAEEHAMKENTGQVLVQAPVEIANYLLNEKRRALSEIEKRHDAPIVIVADEQLHTPHYEVTRLRENELGEESAKPSYQRNTPRKLPVHALTKAQLNIPAPAVTNVKHSQPAPVREVVEAPEPVAAPVQVQAPAPAPVAAPATGVVGWLKRIFGAGESPAPAPVANEPAQRQRAHDGNRNRNDRGDRNARRDGGNRNGGQGGNAARGNGGNVRRDERRPGNGGGNAQGGQQNLAPKPPRNEQAPQQAKPQQQNPQQQQPKAPKQQQPQNPPRQPKPQQDPAQAAVPSDKPQRQPRQDEVAAKPVAAPAAAAQDATTIAAAAVAGGAVALSNDAPASEANTTASAPVAAQPNPAPASVDARESAAETAQAVPVGENGDADDANGEAGGRRRRGRRGGRRRRRGNGEAGSGSEGAAFDDNDLDAGDSDSDGETAPVPSRSQPEFDFDDDAAPAEATEAKPQQAPRAPREKREPRQPRHEQNAGAPVSAVAAATEVPQVEGDVAPAQAAPVAATAAPQAEHDTVPVQAAPPAAAAAIATAPSVAESAAVDAAPVGTAQAERVAPVAAAPLPSAGEAPAARSEVVPAAKPAPSPVVTESAVSETAAPETIEDVLQPTAAPIVEQPVPVATTKRDAGMETVAASAVPVEEPVTASTTDSEPQQDATTTQQPLAEEQAPSKPAYMPVQTTLLDAFQEQQPAAAAEPTPVHAPVAAAPVSDGAESRQIGDAEPAPVAAAGNGLFDAPPAAPADAPVIVAQHQPHASKPGEGEGENDDKEHKDRAS